ggtatgtctacattgcaatcagaTACCGCGGCTGACCCAtgttagctgactcaggctcgcgaGGCTCGGGGGGCtctaaaattgcagtgtaaactttcaggctcaggctggaggccaGGTGCTGGGACTCTACCCAggtcttctcctcctctgcctgggaTTTGCTTAGACCAGGCAGAACCAGAGGGCCACTGAAAGGTTACgttcagctgctgctggagtcaCTGACGTCCAGTATAGCGTTTGCTCCAGCTGAAATCTTTTCCACGCTAAGGACATTTAAGAGGTCTCTTCCCTGTCTGAATTTGCTGTTGGCAAACGTGATTGAAGTCCAACTGAAGCATCACCCACATTCAAGGTTTCTCTCCTAAGTGGAGTCTCTGATGCGTAATTAGGTTCGAGCTCTGATTGAAACTTTTCCCGCAGTCTGAGCATTTATAGGGCTTTTCTCCCGTGTGAGTCCTCTTGTGTCTAATCAGAGTGGAGCTCTGgttgaagctcttcccgcactcgaggcatttatagggtttctctcccgtgtgggttCGCTGATGTGTAATAAGGGCTGAGCTatcactgaagcttttcccacaatccaagcatttatagggtctGTCTCCTGTATGGATTATCTGGTGTCTAATAAGTTGAGTGCTCCAGTCAAAACTTTCCgcacactcaaggcatttatagggCCTCTCTCGTGTGTGAATTCGCTGATGTGAAATAAGGTTTGAGCTCTGATTGAAGGTTTTTCCACACTTAATACATTTATACGGTTTCTCTCCCGTGTGCAGtctctgatgtgtgataaggTCTGAGCTCTGGTTGAAGTTTTCCCCACAGTCCAgacatttatagggtctctctcccgtgtgaaTTCTCTGATGGGAAACAAGGTtagagctctgattgaagcttttcccgcactcaatACATTTATacggcctctctcctgtgtggattctccaaTGGGAAACAAGGTTTGAGCTacgactgaagcttttcccacacttggtgcatgtgttttttctcctttctctgtgGATTCTCCGCTGGGCTGTGGTTTCCTCGAGATCCTTGCCACTTCCCTTACAATTAGTGGTTTTACCCACTTTCTTTCCTGGCTGGtttccctgctgcttctctgacttGCGTGGAATCCCCCAGGCTTTTCCCTGCTTATGACTCTGGAAAAAATTCCCTTTGGATCTTCCTGATAAAGTTTTGTGCAGTTCCACTTCCTCAGCACCTTCCTGCTGAGAATTTTCCTCCTTGTTCTCACTCATCCTCCCATCACCTGctggaaacagagagagagagagagagagggagagaatcaAAGACGGGTTATTCACTGTGCCATGGTGgaaggaaagaaaggggaagatCAAAGAGGAGAAACATAGCACAGTAACTGTTGGGGAGATCGAGAAAGGTAAAATTCTATTAACCTCTGTAATTCCTGCTCTTCTAAAGTGGACATCTGATGCTCCATGATCAGGTGGGTTGTTCTTTCTCACCTTCCCGGCATGGAGACTACAAAGAGGCTCCAGGCATGCTTGGAAGACGAGGAGGAATAATCCAGTTATGGTGGATGGTGGCATATCAGATACAAGATAGCAAGCTCATGCCAGCTGTCGGTGATATTGGGTGGGGAACCATGAATGAAAACCACCATGAGGATACATGCAAACATCatgctgggatgtattagcaggagagttgtaagcaaCACATGGgaaataattcttccgctctactccgggCTGATATGGCCTCAGCTgaaatagtgtgtccagttcacggcgccacacttcaggaaagatgtggacaaattggagaaagtccaaaggaaagcaacaaaaatgatgaaaggtctagaaaacatgacctatgagggaagattgaaaaaactgggtttgtttagtctggagaagagaagattgagagaggacatgataacagttttcaagtacgtaaaaagttgttacaaggaggagggagaaaaattgttcccgttaacctctgaggataggacaagaagcagtgggcttaaattggaacaagggaggtttaggctggacattaggaaaaaattcctgtcagggtggttaagctggaataaattgcctagggaggttgtggaatctccatcattggagatttttaagcacgggttagataaacacctgtcagggatggtctaaatacttagtcctgccgcgagtgctggggactggactagatgatatcttgaggtcccttccagtcctatgattctatgatctggatCCAACCCTGACCTGGGTGAGATGAGGCAGAATTGGAAAAATTCACTCACAACACATTGGTGGGAGTCCCAGCTTCTCCCTTCACTTCACAGATGGTTTCTGCATCCATTTCATTGACAACTCACCAGTGTGGGCCTCTTGGGATCTCCCTTTCCTTGGAGGCCTGAGCATCCAggacccatggctcttcccctcgttccaggCAGGAGATCAGGTCAGGCTTGTGAAGGGGGAATCctgcttggggtgtgtgtgtgtgtaatcaggCATGATCAGGGTGTGTCAAGCATTGGGAGAGGATTTGTTACAAAGAACATTCCTTGATTTTAACCTGGCCCTGTGCTGGGCTGCGGGGGCCACAGACTCTGAATGGACGGGAACATGGTCACTGAGCCCCTGTGGGAGAGGCAGATGTTTGGAGGGGGGGCTTCCAGGATCTGTGCACTCTAGGGGATTTGCTGACATGGCTCTGCCGTTCAGCCCCCGCCTTTTCCTCAGTCTTCAGAGCCCTCCGCAGACACGGAGCTAGTtccaggaagggagggggacagggattgtgtgtgtgagtgagaattAATACAGGCAGGTCAATGCGCTGCTTCCGCCCCCTTGAAAGCTGTTGGGATGGGAATGGATAATCCTCTCCATTGTATTTCTGACTCCCTGACCCCATGGAAGAAGGCAAAGAGAGTAAAATCTCTCTCACACTGGATCTGGGGACACTGGAGCCTTAAAATCTAAGGGACCACAAGCCACACTGGCCACATCGCAGCCCCCCTCCCCTAGCTTCCAATAACCGAGGGCACAGGAATCCCTTATCCAGCGTGGTCACcgtctcatagttctcctgcatgatgTTCccgtagagggctctctgagcaggATCCAGCAGGACCCCCTCCCTGGGTGAAACACCccgccacctcctcgaaggtcaccagCATCTGACATCagagtcccccactcagcacctgctgccccagctaCATTCCCACTATTCCCGGGGGAGGAGAGCAGGAGCCCTCCTGTTTATCATACACCCACTAGCCAGAGGCTGGTAGAGGAGATGGAGATccggagcagggtccagggacaggAATCCCAACACCCCCCTATTCCcagcagctgggggtgaggggatgggGCCTCTCCTCTGGGCGCCCCCTTCATAttccacagcagcctctggctggAAGGTCCAGGCTGCAGCGCCGCCGGGGATCTGTTAAGTTTTccttcccagccctgtccagggggGTTGTTTCCTGTTCCAGAAATGGGCAAATTCCCACCTCCCGCCCAATGGGCCTCCTCTGAAAAAACAAGCCCCAGATTAACCATGGCCCAGCCTGTCCTCCCCCTGCGtaattcctgcccctccccctctaatAGAAACCCATCCTgcagctccctgaaaatcccctaccTGCATGGGCTCTGCGGCAGCCATTCCCTGGGACAGAAACAGGGCTGTTATTCCACCACCTGGCAGAGCGAGAAGGGCGACTGACCCGGAGATTTCAAGAGGCTTTTCCATCTCACGCCCTGATTTCCACACACcccagctctgtccctgcagACATATATTCAGACTCTGCCAGGCTGGGAAAAACCCTGGATCATTTTAAGAcagcacagccccagcccctcccagcatgACTAACCCCACCGAGACACCTTTAAACCCTCCCAGGAACAGCGTCTCCGAGCCAGACACTAGAAAAGAGCAGCATCAAAGGAGCCAGTTTGAGGGGTTCCCCCTAGGACTGGCCCCAAGGGCAGCGcatccccccagcagcagctggacacccagagcatggggttgcatccctgcccatcctggctaatagccattgatggacctatcctccaggaacttatctagttcttttttgaaccctgttatagttttggccttcgcaacatcctctggcaaggagttccacagattgactgtgcatcgtgtgaagaaatacttccttttttttgtttgaaacctgctgcctattcagttcattgggtgacccctgtcCCCCGCCACAGTTCTTGTGTGACGTGAAGGGGCCAATAACATTTCtctattcactgtctccacaccaggcatgattttataggcctctgtAGTTGTCTCTTTCCTATACTGGACACTCTCCGTCTTTTTAACCCCTCCTCGTAGgcaagctctgtgtaagctcggaAGTGTGTCCCTTTTCACCAGCTGAAGTCGGTCCAACAAAAGAgatcacctcccccaccttgtctgtgTAACATAACAGACTCTCCCTTCTCCTTTGGGTCAccctctctgccctcccctctctccttcccgCACCACTGTTGCCTTCTTTCTCACCCTCTCCCTTCCTGACAAGCAAACCCCTGAGAGACAAAGAACAACCCCCATCCCTTTATGGTCCCTCCATGCTGTTTTCCCAGCCTGATTCCCCCAGTTTGGCCTTTCCCCCAGGTCTCCCCgtcacctgcaggctccggctcaggaGCTGGTgtcggcagagcccggggctggttAATGCAGGTCTCTCCCTGCACAGACcccgctggggagcagcagcGTCTCTGCCTCTCAGCTCATGGCTCACGCTGCAGCGGATGACCCAGGAAGCTCAGCCCCTGACAtgcagaggagggagagagggactagagctccccccccccgctggaaTCACCAGAGCCCTCTCGCGGGGGCTGCGTCGGCGTGTctacaccagtggctctcaacctttccagactaccgcacccctttcaggaggctgctTTGCCTCACGAGCCCCcacgtttcacctcacttcaGAACCACTTGCTTCCACAATCCGACATGAAAATACAGACGTGTCATGGCCACTAGTACTGATCAATTGTTGGCTTTCTCGTTTATAACCTATAATTATAAAAGACatcaactgaaatataaatattgtccttacatttcagtgtatagtctacagagcagtataaagaagtcactgtctgtctgaaattttagtttctcctgacttcgctagtgctttttatgtagcctgttgtaacgctaggcaaatatctagatgagttgacctaccCCCCCGCAggagacctctgcgtacccctaggggtacacGGGCAGCGTGTGAACCACCACCTCGgcgaggctagcccccagccccgccccttccacctaaggccctgccccttctgctccccctgcGGGAGCCCAGATCCCCCCCACCGCAGCTGccggcccccaccccaggctagcACCCCCAACCCCGGAGCCCGGGGAGGGCAGGCAGCgcggccccagccctgaagcaccaAGCAGCGCAGCCctagccccagagcaccgggCAGGCGGGCGGCATGgtcccagccccggagcgccaGGCATGGCCCCAGCGCCCCCCAAGCCCCAGGGCACCGGGAAGGCAGGCAGCGCGGCCCCAGCTCCGGAGTGCTGGGCGGTGCAGCCCCAGAGCTAGCCCCACGGCACAGGTAAACTGGGAGCCAGAGCaggaagggatctgggggcaaAGCGTGGACAGAGCTAGGCCTGGCTCTTTGGAGAGGCTCAGCCTACCCCGGCCTGtgatacccgccgcccatgggTACCACTGGTCTACACCACACTCAGAGAAAAGGAGACCGCAGCAGGGGTAGACACACCCTCGCTTTGATCTAACTAGccgggggtgctggaacaatttgtacagtggagGGGCTGcaagctattgaaccaaactgcaaaccctggatatgatggaaaccacttcaagccagggggtgcggctgccccctacttccagcacctatgtagtTAGCTCCACTCCCAATCGTGGTGGCGATGTGGCAGTCAGGAAAGCAGCAGCATCTAGCCTCTTAAGCACACTCCCAGTGATCAaagagggtagtgtggacatgcaccgTGGCAGTAATTCATGAAGcagctgtaagtcgacctaacagAGGTCGATTtatctttgtagtgtagacacagccttaaaGAGGAGGAGAAACTCTCCAGAGTTTGGACCAGAGGCTTCTGTGGTGAGAGGAATCGGGATCCTGATGGGGGGCAGGTCGATTTCAATTAGGAGCCATAACACCTTTGAGGAACAGGGCAGGAATCCTTTCAGTTCATCTCCTCACCCTCTCCTAACACAGAGGCTGAAACAACCTATCTTCCATCCCCGCTCCAACTCTTTTATAATCTGTGTCATTAGGTGttataaatatatttacaaacaaaacccacaaaggaaaaaaaccaccccacTGCTCTTCAGGAGAAGTGGGAGAGAGCTGAGACTCGCTGGGAGGGAGCCAATCTGTCCCTGGAGGGGAAACTTGGAAACTGAAACGAGGAACATGAGTGGCTCTGAATGAGTCGGGACTAGGCAAAGAAGCAGAGGCTTGGTCTGGGCCACTAGGAAACGACCTAGCTAACCCGGACCgcttttcctagtctagacagaCCCTCAGCGGTCGATGCTTCTAGGACTGAGGTGGGATTCCTAGATTCAGGGCTTTTCAAAGTCCCCCACCAGAGGCCCAGTGAAAATCAGTCCCTCTGAATTTGTGAATGTGGgcagggaaaaggggaagaggagtTAATGATGGGAGACAGGATCTCCCTAACCGCACCCCAcccttcttatcccatgattcCCAAACATTCAATAACCCCAGCACCCAGTCCCCTTTCACTTccatctcccccagccccaaccattCGATCCCCTAGTTCCCTGCCCAACACCCGTCCCTCCACAGTtgatcccccagagcccagcacccTGGGGGAttcagggaggggaggagttacCAGCCCCCAGGGACACTTGCCCTGCAGGGAATAGCTCCAGGTAAGTGGGAGAGTGCAGCCCATGGGCTGGTGgaagatgggggggtggggacaggtgtctaGAGCGAAAGTGGGGCCTGGCCCAAGTGTCCTTCTCCTTATCTCCATGACAGGGGGATCCCagctggaaggggaagggagaggggggaacttcagccaggcagagggagcgtctggaggagtttctctctctcccttcccccacctatggcccatcagctcagcagccagggttgcagcagggaggaggggctgatcggggcttctcctcctctgccttagATTTGCAGAGCCAGAGGGTCACTGACCAGCTGCTGCTCGGCTGCTGCTGTATCCTCACCCCAGCAATGGGCAGCCGGATCCTTGGGAGCCAAACGCCCCTGATGTGTGTAGGAATGAGGaaatgttggtttttttaaactatggCCAGCCCTAACCTGGGCACTGATACAATTTTCCCTCCAGTGTGGAGGAGTCTCTGATGTCCAATATGGCATTCGCGCCACCTGAAGGATTTTCCCTGCTAAGAGCATTTAAGAGGTCTCTTTACTATGCTGATCTGCTGATGCAGGATACAATCAGCGCAGCTGATGCTTCTTCCACATTCGAGGGATTCTCTCCAGCGTGCAGCCTCCGGTGTCCCACAGCCGGTGCATTCATAAGGTTTTTCTCCGGTGTGAATCCTCTGATGCGCAGTAAGCGCTGAGCTCCagttgaagcttttcccacagacaAGGCAGCTATACGGCCTCTCCCCCGTGTGGATTCGCCGGTGAGAAATCAGTTCCGAACTCTGATTGAATGTCTTCCAACAGTCGAGGCATTGGTAGGGCctttctcccgtgtggattcgcCGATGCGTAATAAGAACGGAGCTCTGAATGAAACTTTTCCCGCAGTCGGAGCATTTATAGGGTTtgtctcctgtgtggatcctctgatgttgAAAGAGGtttgagctctgattgaagcttttcccgcagtccaagcatttatacgGTCTCTCGCcggtgtgggttctctgatgtgcAAACAGGTTTGAGCTCCagttgaaacttttcccacattcAAAGCATTTATAGGATTTTTCCcccgtgtgggttctctgatgtttAATAAGGCCGGAGCTCTCAACAAACCACTCCCCACACTCAGTGCACGTATAGGATTTCTCTCCTGTGTGTTGTTTCTGACGCCTGCTAAGGTTTGATCTGGATTTGAATGTTCTCCCACAGTCAAGGCATTCGTAAGGTCTCTCTCCcttgtggattctctggtgcacGTTCAGGTTTGATTTGTGAACGAAGCTGGTGCCACAGACGAAGCATTTATggggtttctcccctgtgtggatcctctgatgcaGTACAAGGTGCGATCGATAATCGAAGCTTTTCCCATAGTCGAGGCATTTATGAGGTTcatctcctgtgtgggttctctgatgcaCATTCAGGCTCgagctctgagtgaagcttttcccgcactcgaggcatttatagggtctctccccCTTGTGGTTCCTCTGATGCACGATAAGGTGGGAGCTGTGAACAAAGCTTGTCCCGCACTCGctgcatttatagggtctctctttggtgtggattcgctgatgcaCCACAAGGTGCGAGcgctgattgaagcttttcccacattcaaGGCACTGATAGGGTTTTTCTCCCGTGTGGATCCTCCAGTGCGCAACAAGGTGTGCGTTCTTaaggaagcttttcccacattcggcgcatgtgttttttctctctctcatgggGATTCTCTGCTGGGCAGGGGgttccttgagctcctggcctcCTCCCACACCATGAATTGCTTCACCCACTTTTTCCCCAGGCTCATTTCCCTGCAGCCTCTTTGACCCGCACTGACTCTACCAGGTTTTCCCCTGCACAGAACTCCAGCAAACATTCCCTTCAGATCTTTCCGATAACGCCCCCTGCAGTTCCATTTGGTCAAGACCTTCCCGCTGAGGTTTGGTCTCACCCGCCACCCCATCACCTGAAAGGACGGAGAGACAAGAGAGAACCCGGAGGTGAGTTATTTCCtgtgctggggaagaggaggaacagcAAAGAGAGCAAACCCAACACAATAACTTTTTGGGGCGATTGAGAAACCTTCGATAGACATTTCCCCTGGGCCCAGGAGAATCAAGGATGCTGAACTGACAGAGGCAGGGTTTTGAGAGATTCTAGACCATTAATGCCACTAAACTCCCTGAGCACTCAATGTTCTCATGGGTCCAACTGGCACCTGGTTAGCCAGTTGACTCATAGGCTTCTCTTCTCAAATGCAGGTTATTTTAATCATTAGATAGATTAGGTTGTGAGCGgcttggagcagagactgtcCTTCACGAAGGCTTGGTAAGCACCCAGAAGGCACGAGTGTAAACACACAGTATAAGTAATCAACACATCTCCTGCTTAcgtggcggggctgggggagggtgcGTGGAAATGAAAGTCTCTCTCACCCTGGATCTGCGGATCTTGGGATCCAGTCCCCTGAAATCTAACAGACTAGGGAAGAACTTGAGCAGAAAAAATGGCCAAATCACAGATGCCACAGCTTCTAATAACCGAGGGGACgggaatcccttacccagcgagaTCACCGTCTCAGAGTTCTCCTACATGACGTCCCTGTGGAGGGCTCTCTGACCGGGGTCCAgcagagctccctgccccctcagtGAAACACAAAGCCACCTTCTCGAAGGCCACCAAACCCTGAAACAACAAAAATCCCCAGCTTGCCACCTGCTGCCTCAGCCACAATCCCGCCAGTcacaggggggagaggggggaaaaaaataaaaactcgATGCTCAGGGAAGACAGACTAGCAGGATCCCACCCCGATGCTGCTGTaagtggggagaaagagagagctccTTGTCCCACCCAGCAcatggaggagggcaggggccTTCCCATTTATCACACAACTACTAGCCAGGGGCTAATATGGGAGATAGAGCCACAGAGCAAGGTcctgggtgggagggatagctcagtggtttgagcattagcctgctaaacccagggttgtgagttcaatccttgagatagccatttagggatctggggcaaaaattagagATTGGCCCTGCTTTTAAGCAGGGGTTTGGattagatggcctcctgaggtcctatccaatcctgatattctatgatgacaGGAATCCCAAcaccctccccattcccagcagcTGGTTGGAAAGAACAGGCCTCACGGCTGGgtactggatactgggctagatggaccttgggtctgacccactatggccattcttatgttattttGCAGGGCGCCTCGGGAGGTTGCAAAAGCGGCCTGAGTCCATGTCACATCCCGACCCCTGGGTTGCTTTATCCCACCAAAGAGCAGAATCAAAGGGGCCGCACTGGGGGGATCCcacccaatgttccctctaatttttgagaggccgtgtgcacaaaaaatttcttctgcgCAAACCTTTGTgagcgcggggtttaggatctgtgtgcgagCGCACACgccacagcttagagggaacagtgatccCACCCTGGCAGCCCCCGGGGACTCAGGCGGGACAGGACCTGGCTTTTCCTCTCCCGGCTCCTCACCTTGTTCCTAGGAAAGTCCGCTCTGCCTGGGGTGCTGCAGTGAATGGatctgggcagagctgggaactttGAACCGCTTCCGATTCCCGCCCCCCTTGCTTCTTTTCCgcctccttccccttcttcctccgCCTGAAAGATCTGGATCCGATCCGGATCGGATCCGGATCGACTCCGGTGAGCGCTAACCGGAGTCAGAGCCTGCGCCTCTCCCTGGGGGTGGGTGAGCTCCGGGACTCGCAGACACGCGGGGAGCACAGACGGGGCCGCTTGTGCAGAGtcactgtcctgcccggcccaggCCCTTTCCCCCGGGCCCCCCCATCACCTGCGGGCTCCGGCTCGGGGGCTGGTGCGGGCCGAGCCCGGGGCGGAGCGGAGGGTTAGAGCTGGTCTGTGCCCGCCGGCCCCGGCTCACAATGGAAGCAGCACCTGACCCAGGAAATTCAATCCTAGGGGTCTGATATCctgagcagagagagacagacaccagcctcctcccccgagccAAACCCAGAGCCCTCTGGTGGCAAGGCGAAAGCACCAGCTTTCCCgggcttccccctttcccctccccaggaaAGACAAGCAGACCTCTGGAGTGCCTCCCCACCGGCCCTTGCAGTGACTCTGGCTACTGAATCCTAAGCAGGGCTTCATTTGGGCCAGGGactgccagggctgagccccggcacctctgagCCTgacagttcagagccccggcaccgccGGGCCT
The window above is part of the Natator depressus isolate rNatDep1 chromosome 14, rNatDep2.hap1, whole genome shotgun sequence genome. Proteins encoded here:
- the LOC141998504 gene encoding uncharacterized protein LOC141998504 isoform X2 codes for the protein MLRPPRKGRSQEAHTGDGRMSENKEENSQQEGAEEVELHKTLSGRSKGNFFQSHKQGKAWGIPRKSEKQQGNQPGKKVGKTTNCKGSGKDLEETTAQRRIHRERRKNTCTKCGKSFSRSSNLVSHWRIHTGERPYKCIECGKSFNQSSNLVSHQRIHTGERPYKCLDCGENFNQSSDLITHQRLHTGEKPYKCIKCGKTFNQSSNLISHQRIHTRERPYKCLECAESFDWSTQLIRHQIIHTGDRPYKCLDCGKSFSDSSALITHQRTHTGEKPYKCLECGKSFNQSSTLIRHKRTHTGEKPYKCSDCGKSFNQSSNLITHQRLHLGEKP
- the LOC141998504 gene encoding uncharacterized protein LOC141998504 isoform X1, with translation MLRPPRKGRSQEAHTAGDGRMSENKEENSQQEGAEEVELHKTLSGRSKGNFFQSHKQGKAWGIPRKSEKQQGNQPGKKVGKTTNCKGSGKDLEETTAQRRIHRERRKNTCTKCGKSFSRSSNLVSHWRIHTGERPYKCIECGKSFNQSSNLVSHQRIHTGERPYKCLDCGENFNQSSDLITHQRLHTGEKPYKCIKCGKTFNQSSNLISHQRIHTRERPYKCLECAESFDWSTQLIRHQIIHTGDRPYKCLDCGKSFSDSSALITHQRTHTGEKPYKCLECGKSFNQSSTLIRHKRTHTGEKPYKCSDCGKSFNQSSNLITHQRLHLGEKP